A stretch of DNA from Micromonospora peucetia:
CAGACGAAGGCGTCCGTCCGACGCTGACCGCACACGACCTGGTCAACGCCATACCCGGACTGGCCTCCGCGGGAATCGACATCGAAGTCGTGGACTTCCGCCGCCGCCCCGGAGCGTCCCTCACCTTCGCCGACATCACCGAACTCGCCACCGCAGCGACCCACGTACTCGCCGCCGGCGCGACCGGAGTGGTCGTCACCCAAGGCACCGACACAATCGAGGAGACCGCGTACCTGCTCGACCTGCTCCACCAGCGACCCGAACCTGTGATCGTCACCGGCGCGATGCGCAACCCCACCATGGCCGGCGCCGACGGGCCCGCCAACCTCCTCGCCGCCATCCAGACCGCCGCGTCCCCGGCCGCCCGAGACCAAGGCTGCCTCGTCGTTCTCGCTGACGAGATCCACGCCGCCCGCTGGGTCGCCAAAACCCATTCCACCAACGGCGCCACCTTTCGCTCGCCGGACACCGGCCCCATCGGCTACGTCATGGAAGGCACCGCAAGACTACTGACCCGCCTCCCATACCGGCTCACCATTCCCACCCCGAGCAAGCCCGAGCGCGCCCGCGTCGGCCTCTACACCGTCAGCCTCGAC
This window harbors:
- a CDS encoding asparaginase — its product is MPSTPTTPPPRVVVFGLGGTIAMTSAADEGVRPTLTAHDLVNAIPGLASAGIDIEVVDFRRRPGASLTFADITELATAATHVLAAGATGVVVTQGTDTIEETAYLLDLLHQRPEPVIVTGAMRNPTMAGADGPANLLAAIQTAASPAARDQGCLVVLADEIHAARWVAKTHSTNGATFRSPDTGPIGYVMEGTARLLTRLPYRLTIPTPSKPERARVGLYTVSLDDDPTLLDAIGPHCDGLVIAGFGVGHVPEPLIPTLTNLAARIPVVLTSRTPAGPTLTHTYGFPGSERDLLTRGLIPAGWLPPHKARILLRTLLAAHAQPQDIAPAFAVAGNLDEPSSWPWPTPTLTADRTEATAAHA